The following is a genomic window from Amycolatopsis acidiphila.
GCGCTGGGCGGCCTTGACCCGTTGCTGCGGCGTCATCGTGGCGTCGGCGCCGACGAAGGCGGCGTGCAAGCACTCGGCGAGCGTCGCATCGGGGGAGGCGGCACGGATGCCGTCGGCGAACAGCCCGGCCAGCACGTCTTCGCCACCGAACAGGACCTCGCGCTTGTCCGCGAAGTGCCGGAAGAACGTAGCGCGGTTCAACCCGGCGCGCTCAGCGATCTGCGCAACCGTCGTGTCCTCGTAGCCGTTCTCCACGAAGAGGTCCAGGGCGGCAGCCTCCAGGCGCTCGCGCGCATTCGGTGCCCATCTGCCCACCTGCACACCGTAAGCCACGCGATCGGAGCACATCAACAAGGAATGATGCGATCCAGTCGCATCACGTGCTACGTTGACGCGACTGGATCGCATCAAGGCGGGGCGGCGTCTTCGCCGCACGTCCAGCGCACCGAATCGCACAACGAAGGAGACCTTCCATGCGCATCTTCGTCACAGGCGCTTCGGGCTGGATCGGCTCGGCCGTCGTCCCGGAACTCATCGGTGCGGGTCACGAGGTCGTCGGGCTGGCGCGCTCGGACGCCTCAGCCCAGGTGGTCGCCGGCATGGGCGCCGAGGTGCTGCGCGGCGACCTGAACGACACCGGCGTACTGCGCGCCGGCGCCCTCGGCAGCGACGGCGTCATCCACCTGGCCTTCGTCGTGCCCAGCGTGACC
Proteins encoded in this region:
- a CDS encoding TetR/AcrR family transcriptional regulator is translated as MGRWAPNARERLEAAALDLFVENGYEDTTVAQIAERAGLNRATFFRHFADKREVLFGGEDVLAGLFADGIRAASPDATLAECLHAAFVGADATMTPQQRVKAAQRVQVVAANTEVHERGLLKQARIAASVTAALRERGNDELSARLGAELVILAFRVAFERWMKADEDKPFSPYAQAALSDLQARAAQLDSRSQARA